AGGTCCGAGCATCGGGACCCTCGAGAAACCGATCCAGCCGCTGCAGGGCCGCTGCGGTCCCGGCTTCTGGAATCGGTTTGCCATCCCTGAAGAGCCCGAGCTCACGCAGGTCCGGGACCGGCGTGTCCGGGACCTGTTCAGGCACGACAACGCGTTGCGGTTCGGGCATGAGCGCTGCGGCCATTGCTCCATGCCACTGACGGTTCCATGCGCCGTAGGGCTGCAGCTCGGCGCTGGCCCCCGCCGGTTCGATCCACTCCAGGCTGACGCCGTTGTCCTGCAGGGCGCGGCCAACGCGGGCATCACGGACCCGCCCGACGAGGCGCTCACTGTCGGTATGGGCCAGGACCTGGCGGCAGCCGTGGCGTTGGGCAAGGCGAGGCAGAACCTGTTCCGGTCGTCCCCGCTCAATCAGTAATCGCCCCCCCAGTTCCCGCAAACGTGCATCCAATGCACGCAGGGAATGGAGCAAAAACTCAACACGAGCGACGGCAGTCTCAGCATGAAACAGCAAGGCGTCATCCAGGACAAACACAGGGATGACAGACCCTCTTGAACAGGCCTTAACCAATGGTTCGTGATCTTGCGTGCGCAAATCACGGCGATACCAAACCAGCGTCGGCGGCATTGATTGAAAAAAACTCCCGAAAAATCTGCAAATTGGAGACGATCAGCCTTGTGCAATTGCAGGCTGAGTGTGATGATGCACAAGTTGCATAACTATTGCTCTCATGCTCACCGGAGCTGATCTCCTCGCCAAGGTCAAAGAAATGGGCGACGTGAGCAAATCCGACGTCGTACGTGCATGCGGATATGTCTCCACGAAGAAAGACGGCAGCGAAAGGCTGAATTTCACGGCGTTCTACGAAGCCCTGCTCAACGCGAAGGGCGTTGATTTTGGCGGTTCCAGCGCCAAGGTGGGCAAAGGTGGCCGCAAGTTGAGCTTCACCACCAAGGTGCAGTTCAACGGCAACCTGATGGTGGGCAAGGCCTATACCGCCCTGCTGGACCTCAAGCCCGGTGACGAATTCGAAATCAAGCTGGGTCGCAAGCAGATCCGCTTGGTTCCCCTGGGCGCTCCTGACGAAGAAGAGTGATTCCAATGGCCTCCGCGACGCGGATGCCATCCATCGCAGCGGAGAGGATTCCACCGGCAAAGCCGGCCCCCTCTCCAGCCGGATAAAGCCCTGGGGTGTTCACGCTCTCCAGGGCTTTTGTTCTGGGAATGCGCACCGGCGAAGAGGTGCGGGTTTCAACGCCTGTCAGCAGCGCATCGTCCATGGCGTAGCCAGGGATGGACTGGTTGAACTGCGGGAGCGCCTCCCGCAGGGCCTTGATCACAAAGGCCGGTAAGGCTTGCCCCAGATCCGCCGGCACCACGCCGGGGTTGTAGGAGGGCTTGATCGTCCCCAGTGCAGTGGGTGCGGCGTTGCTGGCGGCGAGGAAGTCACCCAGTCGCTGCCCCGGTGCGGCATAGCTGCTGCCACCGAGCTCAAAGGCCTTGGCCTCCCAGTGCCGTTGAAAAGCAATGCCCGCTAAGGGGTCCCCCGGGTAGGCGCCGTAGCTCTCGACGTCGTCGGTCTCGATGTTGACGACGATGCCGCTGTTGGCATTGCGCTCGTTGCGGGAGTGTTGACTCATCCCGTTGGTGACGACCCGCCCCGCCTCCGAGGTGGCCCCCACCACGAGGCCGCCCGGACACATGCAGAAGCTGTAGACGCAGCGGCCGTTGCTGACGTGTTTGACCAGCTTGTATTCCGCGGCCCCGAGCCGAGGATGGCCGGCGCATTCCCCCCAGCGGGCGGCATCGATTAACGGTTGGGGGTGCTCGATGCGAAAACCCACCGAGAAGGCTTTGCGCTCCAAGGTCACCCCCTTCTCGTGGAGCATGGCGAAGGTGTCCCGGGCGCTATGGCCCACCGCCAGCACCACCTGCTGAGCCGCGATGCGCTGGCCGTCCGCCAGCTCCACACCGCAGAGGCGGCGGCCGTCTTCCAGCGGCTCAAAACAGAGCTGACTGACCCGGCTTTCGAAGCGAATCTCCCCACCCAGCTCCCTGATCTTGCGGCGTAGGCCCCGCACCACGGTGGCCAACTTGAAGGTGCCGATGTGGGGATGGTGTTTGACCAGGATTTCTGGGTTGGCGCCCGCCGCCACGAGTTCTTCGAGCACCTTGCGCCCGAGGTGCTTCGGGTCCCGGACCTGGCTGTAGAGCTTCCCGTCGGAGAAGGTGCCCGCACCCCCTTCGCCAAATTGCGCGTTGGATTCGGGGTTAAACGGTTGGGTCCGTCTCCAGAAGCCAAAGGTGTCCGCCGTTCGCTCCTTGACCGGCTTGCCGCGCTCCAGGAGCAACGGCTTTAGACCCATCTCCGCGAGGACGAGGGCGCAGAAATAGCCGCAGGGGCCCGCGCCGACTACCACCGGCCGGGGGGGTGCTTGGCTGCCGGGGCTGACCTGGCCTACGAGGCGATAGCGCGTGTCGCTGGCCGGCTGCAGGTGCGGGTCACGCTTGAAGCGTTTGAGCAGTTGGCGCTCGAGTTCCGGTTGGAGTTCCAGCTCCAAGCTGTAGGCGATCTGAATCGCCGACTTGCGCCGGGCGTCCACGCTCTCTTTGACCACGCGGTGCTTGAGCAGCGCCGCCGGATCGATCTTGAGGCGTTTGCAGACGGCTGGAGCGAGATCCGCCTCCTCGTGGTCGAGTGGCAGTTTCAACTCGCTCAGTCGCAGCACCACAGGTTCTGAGCCTCCTTGCTGTATTCCAGCACCGCACTGCGCCGGCTTCCGCTGCCTAGCCTCCCCGGCAGTTGTGTTGACGCCGTGGAAGCGACCTATTTCGGGGCCAATGGTTGGTTGCTGGAATGGTCCGGACTGCGGGTGCTCGTCGACCCCTGGTTTCGCGGCCCGCTGGTCTTTCCTCCAGGGCCTTGGTTTTTTCAGGGGGAGTTGTCCCAGGCGTTGGACCTGCCAGGGGAGCTGGACCTGCTGCTGCTGACCCAGGGCTTGGATGACCATGCCCATCCGGAGACCCTGGTGCTGCTGCCTCGCTCCCTGCCGGTGGTGGGGTCCCTGAGTGCGGCCAAGAAGGTGCAGCAGTTGGGCTTCACCCAGGTCACGGGACTGCGCCCTGGCGAGACCACGACCGTCGGGGAGCTGGCGATCCAAGCCACGGCCGGAGCGCCGGTTCCCCAGGTCGAGAACGGCTACCTGCTGCGCCACCCCGAAGCCAGCCTCTATCTCGAGCCCCATGGCTATCTCGCGGCGGATCTGCCGCCGGAACCCCTGGATGCCGTGATCACACCCGTCGTGGACCTGGGACTTCCCGTCGCCGGGGCCTTTGTGCGCGGTCAGAGCGTCTTGCCGGAGCTGGTGCAACGCTTCTCACCGCGGACGGTCCTGGCGAGCACGACCGGCGGCGAGGTGCGCTTCAGCGGATGGCTGAACCGTTGGCTCTGGCAAAAGGGAAGCGTCGCCGCGGCCCATCAGGCCCTGAAGGCAGCGGCTCAGTTGATCGATCCTGTCCCGGGTACCCGCTATGCCCTGGGGAGTGGTCATGGGGAACACCGTCCTGATCCGCTGGGGTCTCTGCTGGGTTCTGACTAGGGTTGACCTTTCTTGATGGCTCGCATGCTCTCGCGCTTTCCCGCTTGGTTGAAGCCGATGGGCCGTCAAGCGGCCTCCCTGCTGGCCCCCGTCGCTGTCCTGGGCGCCATGGCCGCTGGTCCGGCGCTGGCCATCCCCGAAGCCGAGGCCATCAAGAAGCTTCAGGTGATCCCGGTGTTTGTGATCACCGATGCCAACGGCATTCCCCTGCCGATCCCCCGGGATGAGGCCCTGGTCCTGCCCCTGTATCTAGAGAGCGATCGGGCCAATGCCGAACTCAAGGCGCTGCTGAAATCGAACCCGAGCCTGAAGGCCAACGTCACCCCCGTTCCACTCAACGTGATGAACGAGAAGGTGGTGGAGCTCAACAAGCAGCTCAAGGACAAGAGCAAGCCACTGGTGGCTCCGGTGGTCATGAATGACGCCGACATCAAGCAGGCCTACACCTTGCTGAAGCAGGAGGGCCTCAGCGATGAGGAGATCAAGAAGGGCCTCAACGTGGCCGTGTTCTTCACCCAGCCCTTCCTGACCCTGAACACCCCTGATGGCCCCCGGGGTGTCTTCTTCCTCAGCTACGACGAACTGCAGAAGGCCCTCTCGAACGTGCCCCAGGCCGAGCGCGGCAAGCTCAAGCCCCGCGTGGCTGACCTCACGGCGGTGCTCTCCCAGATCAGCAAGGCCAAGGAAGACAGCTTCGTGATCTTCCCCACCCGCGAGTATTTCCGACTCGTGGAAGAAGGCCGGACCAAGGCCCAGTCCACCCCTCAGACCAAGCCCGCCAAGTAGGGCTACTCAGCGGTCAGGGTTCGTTCTGAGCCCTCTTGGCTTCGGGTTCCGGCTCCGGCATCAGTTGCGCGAGCAGGCCCGCGGCGATCAGGACACAGCCCACGACGATGGCGACCGGTTTGTTCTCGGCCGCCGCCGCGGGCCCCCAGGCGGCCGTCGCGAGAAACGCGCTTCCGAGTAAGAGGGTTGGCACCAAGACGATGCCCTTGGCTGCCCGATTGATTCCCAACGGCCGTCAGCAGGATCCGGACGAGGAGGCTAGGCCGGATTCAATCAGCTCGGCGCCGAGGTCGTGGTTGCCTTGGCCATCCAAGTGGTTGATGTGGGCAATCAGGACACCATCGGAGCTGCCGGTGGGCCGCAGGTTGACCTTGCTGCGCCGCGGCAGTTGCTTGCGAATCCAGTCGACGGCCTCTGCGTCATCGGCGGGATCCACCACGACGCAGGCCAGTTGAACGCTGTAGGTGCGGTTGCGGTCACCGATTTGAAGGAGCGTGCCGCTGCGCACCTGCAGGACCTCGGCTGCGTCGACTGGGCTGGACCAGAGCAGCAGGCAGGTTGCCGCTGCTGCGCAGAGAAAGCGCCGGATGAGCCCGAAGGTCACAGCTTGGCGCCGCAGTTGGGGCAGTAGAGGCTCGAGCTGGAGGTGCTGTGGTGGCAGCTATGGCATTCGCGGTTGGTGTCGATCGCCAGTTCCGGATGGGAGGGCAGGCCGACCATCTGGGCATTGCTGGCACCGGGGGGCACCATCGGATAGCAGTTCTCGTTGCGGCGCACCTGCACCTCGATGAAGGCGGGGCCGGGATGGGCGAGGGCTTCGGCGAGCTTGCTGCGCAGCTCCTCTCGGCCTTGGATCTGCACCCCTTTGACGCCAAAGGCTTCAGCGACCGCGGGGAAGTTGGGCATGCCACCGGTCATCTCCGACGCGCTGTAGCGCTCGCCGTAGAAGCTCTCCTGCCACTGGCGCACCATGCCCTGCCAGCCGTTGTTGAGCACCACGACCTTCACGGGAAGGTGGTACTGACTGAGGGTGCCGAGCTCCTGGATGTTCATCAGGATGCTCGCGTCGCCGGCCACGCAGATCACCGGCTCCTCGGGGAAGGCGCACTGCACGCCCATGGCCGCCGGCATGCCAAAGCCCATGGTGCCCAGGCCCGCCGAGCTGATCCAACGGCGCGGAAGGGTGTGCAGGAATTGGGCGGCCCACATCTGGTGCTGACCGACGTCCGTCGTAAAGAAGGCCTTCGGGGAGAGCTCTTGCAACATCGAGACCACCTCCTGGGGTGCGATGTCGCCTTCGGGAGCGGGCACGACCAAGGGGTAGTGCTGCTTCCACTGGGCAATTCGCTCCAGCCAGGCTTCGGTGCGGCCGCGGGAGTCCTCTTCGCTGGAGGCCGCCAGCAGGGCTTCCACGGCCTGCTTGACGTCAGCGACCACAGCGACGTCCGGCAGACGGGTTTTGCCCATCTCGGCCGCATCAATGTCGATGTGGATGACCTGGGCCCGCGGGGCAAAGCCATCCAGGCGGCCGGTGACGCGGTCGTCAAAACGGGCGCCCACCGCGATCAGCAGGTCGCAATCGGTGACGGCGAAGTTCGCGTAGGCGGTGCCGTGCATGCCAAGCATCCCGACGGACAAGGGATGGAGCTCATCGAAGGCGCCCTTGCCCATCAAGGTGGTGGTCACGGGCAGCCGGAAGCGCTCCGCCAGGGTGTGGATGACCGCGTGGGCGCCACTGCTGATGGCGCCACCACCGACGTAGAGCAGTGGCCGCCGGGCCTGGCGAATCAGCTCAAGGGAGGCCTCGATCGCGCTGGGGTCCGCGGCGGGCGGCAGCTTGAAGCCGGGGGGAATCGCGGCGCCGGGTTCCACCGGCACATAGTCAAATTCCTCGACACCCACGTCCTTGGGCACGTCGATGAGGACGGGACCTGGCCTGCCGCTGGAGGCGATCAGGAAGGCCTCCGAGACGATGCGGGCAATGTCCCGCGGATCACGCACCACCCAGGAGTGCTTCACGATCGGCAGGGTGATGCCGAAGATGTCGGTCTCCTGGAAAGCGTCCGTGCCGATCGCTGCCCGGGGCACCTGCCCGGTGATCACCACCATGGGCACCGAGTCCATGTGGGCGGTGGCGATGCCCGTCACCAGGTTGGTCGCGCCAGGGCCGGAGGTGCCAAAGCAGACACCCACCTGTCCGGTGGCCCGTGCATAGGCGTCTGCGGCGTGGGTTCCGCCCTGTTCATGGCGCACCAGGACGTGCTTCAGCCAGCCCCGGGACTCGGCCTTGTGCAGCTCGTCGTAGATCGGCAGGATGGCGCCGCCCGGATAGCCAAAGATGGTCTCCACGCCATGGCGCCGAAGGGCATCCATCAGGGCGTAGCCGCCACTCACCCGGGTGGGGGTGGAGTGTTCAGCGGCGGTGGCCGCTTGCGAAACGGACGTCACGGTCACGGCGGCGGCGGACTGCGTATTCAGATCCAGTCACCCTAAGGTCTGGCCTGAGAAATGGGCGCTTCAGGCTTTCTCGCGCAACCATTGCTCGCAGCACAACCAGCGGGTCCAGCCAGCGGTTCTTGAGCTTGACCCCCCAATGCAGGTGCGGACCGCTGCTGCGGCCGCTGACGCCAATGGCGCCCAGGGGCTGCCCGGTTTTCACGCGGGAGCCTCGCCGCAGCTCCACCGCTCCACTGCGTAGCAGGCCGTCCTCGACGCTGCCCTGCAGATGGCAATAGAGGTGCTCGTAGCTTCCCGAGCGGATCGCTAGGCCGATTCCGCAGCTCTCGTCATCGATCAGCCGCTCCACGCGGCCGCCCCACCAACTCAGCACGGGGGACCCCAGGGGCGCAGCAATGTCCAGGCCCCGATGGGGACTCGAGTCATTCGCCCGCCAGCCGAAATGGCTGGTGTAGCCGCTGAACTGCGGCACCGGGAACCGGGCGAGGCGCCAGGGATTGGCCTGAACCGGAGCCGCCAGGAGCAGGGCTGCGGCCAGTAGGGCCGGTTTAGAGCAGCCCGATGGCATGAAGCGGGCCGCGTCCGCTGAGGATTTCAAGGAGGAAAGCGGAGAAGCCGAGCATGGCCAAGCGACCGTTCCAGACCTCAGAGCTGTTGTTCCAGCCCCAGGCCCACTTGTCCTGGGGATAGAGCTTGACCTTGGTGGGTAGAGCGGCGGCTTGATCGAGGTTGACCTCGGGTCCTTCTAGGGCGTGTTGGACGAGGTTGGCGAGGCCATTGATAAAGGAGGGAGTGGTGTCGAGTGCGGGTACGCGTCGGAAGTTGGTGATGCCGGCTTCCGTTGCGATCTCGCGGTACTCGATATCGATTTCCTCGAGGGTTTCGATGTGCTCGCTGACGAAGCTGATGGGGACGACGACGAGGTCTTTGACGCCGGATTCACCGAGCTCATTGAGGGCGTCATCGGTGTAGGGCTTGAGCCATTCCACCGGACCCACACGGCTCTGGTAGGCCAGGGTGAAGGGATTGGAGTGGCCGAGATCGCTGGCCAGCTTGTCCATGATCAGCTGGGCGCAGGTTTCGATCTCCTTTTGATAGGGATCACCGGCTTCCTCGACGTAGCTCTTGGGGACGCCGTGGGCGGAGAAGAAGACGTGGGCGTCAGCGGGGTTGGGGCAAGCCTGGATTTCTTTGCCGATCAGTTCGGCCATGGCCCCGATGTAGCCGGGGTCGTTGTAGTAGCTGCGGATGCAGCGGATGGGGAGCTTGGAGAAGGAGGGATCGCCCTGGCGGAGGCGTTGCAGTTCGCGGAAGCTGGAGCCGCTGGTGCTGATGGAGAAGTGGGGATAGAGCGGGAGGACCACCACCTCATCGATGCCGTCGGCCTTGATGTCGGCGACGGCGGATTCAGTGAAGGGGTGCCAGTAGCGCATGGCCACGTAGCTGGTGGCCTCAATGCCGCGTTGGCGCAGGGTGCTCTGCAGTTCCCGTGCCTGCTGCTCGGTGATGCGGCGCAGGGGTGAACCACCGCCGATGGAGCGATAGGCGGCCTGTGATTTGCCGGCGCGCAGGCTGCTGATGAGCCAGGCGAGGGGTTTTTGGAGTGCCGGGTTGGGGAGCCGGATGATCTCCGGGTCAGCGAAGAGGTTGTAGAGGAAGGGGCCGACGTCCTGAATGCGCTCAGGGCCGCCGAGGTTCAGCAACACCACGCCGACCTTGGCCATGCCCCGCTTCATCGGACAACAACAGCGGCGAGCGTAACGCTGCCGGCTTGGGCCTGGTCGCTCCGGCCCAGGCTCGATAGGGTCGGCCGGACCGCTTCGGTGACGAGATCAGCCTCGAACAGCTCGATCTGGCCCTTCGCGAACACAACGCGCTGCTGGCGGGCAGCGGTGTCTCGCTGCGGCTGGAACGGCGCGGTTCTCGGCTGGGCCTGAGGGGCCCCCTGCCCTGCCGCATTGGTGGACCGTCCCAGCGGGTGCAACGGATCAGCCTCGGCCTGGAGGCCGACATGGCGGGGCTGGAGCAGGCCCGCGCCCAGTTGAAGCAGGTGCTGCAGGAGCTCCAGCACCAACGCTTCCGTTGGCAGGACTGGGGGCCAAGCTCCAAACCGAGCGAAGACCACTCGGCTCGGTTGACCCCTGCCCTCACGACGTCGATTGGGACCCGGCTGGAGCGCTTTGAGGAGGCCTTCTTCAAGGACCCGCGCCGCCGCCGCAACCCATCGGGTGCTCGGACCACCTGGAGCAGCGCCTATCAGCCTTATTTAAGACGCCTCCAGGGCCTGGCCCAGGACCAGGCCCTGGATTGGGGATTCCCCCTGCTGGAGGCCGTTCTCGAGAGCTATCCCCTGGCGTCGCGGGGGCGACAGCAATGCGGCACTACCTTGGCGGCCCTCGCCCGATCGGAAGGCCTGGCCTTGCCTTCCGACTGGAGTGAGCGGGCCGCAGGCTATGGCCTCCATGCCGCCCAGTTCCGTCAACTCCCCAGTGATCAGCAGATCCTGGACTGGCTGGAGCGCATTCCCAATCCCGGTTGGCGCTTGGCCTATGGCTTGATGGCCACCTACGGCCTGCGCAACCACGAGGTGTTCTTCACCGATCTATCCGCCCTGGCCCCTGGGGGCGATCGGGTAATCCGCGTGTTGCCGACGAGCAAAACAGGCGAGCACCAGGTCTGGCCCTTCCAGCCGCAGTGGGTGGAGCGCTTCGGCCTGGAGCAACTCGGATCCCAGCGTCAGTTGCTCCCGGCGGTCTGCACGGATCTGAGGCGCACCACCCTGCAGCAGGTGGGACGGCGGGTGGCGGAGCAGTTTCGGCGCTACGACCTTCCCTTAACCCCCTATGACCTGCGCCATGCCTGGGCGGTCCGCACCATCCACATCGGCCTGCCCGACACCGTGGCGGCGCGAATGATGGGGCACTCGGTGGCGATCCATACCCGCACCTATCACCACTGGATTACACGGCGGGACCAACAGCAGGCGGTCGACAACGCCCTGGCCCGCCATCAGGCGACGGCCTGACCTTGGCAGATTGGAAGGACACCCGCATGGCCGCTGTGTCTGATCCCAACGCCCTCGACCAGACGGCCTCGGAGCTCGGGATGGGCGGCGATCTGGCCCCTGAAGCCAGCGCCGACGCCTACCAACGGCGCATGGCCCGTCGCAAGGAGGTGCAGCAGCAACGGGTTGGCGAGCGCTCCTTAGAGAAGGGCTTGGTGCTCGTCTTCACGGGCGATGGCAAGGGCAAGACCACGGCGGCTTTGGGGTTGGTGCTGCGGACCTTGGGCCATGGGGAACAGGTGGCCGTGGTTCAGTTCATCAAGGG
This DNA window, taken from Synechococcus sp. LTW-R, encodes the following:
- a CDS encoding AbrB family transcriptional regulator yields the protein MLTGADLLAKVKEMGDVSKSDVVRACGYVSTKKDGSERLNFTAFYEALLNAKGVDFGGSSAKVGKGGRKLSFTTKVQFNGNLMVGKAYTALLDLKPGDEFEIKLGRKQIRLVPLGAPDEEE
- a CDS encoding NAD(P)/FAD-dependent oxidoreductase yields the protein MLRLSELKLPLDHEEADLAPAVCKRLKIDPAALLKHRVVKESVDARRKSAIQIAYSLELELQPELERQLLKRFKRDPHLQPASDTRYRLVGQVSPGSQAPPRPVVVGAGPCGYFCALVLAEMGLKPLLLERGKPVKERTADTFGFWRRTQPFNPESNAQFGEGGAGTFSDGKLYSQVRDPKHLGRKVLEELVAAGANPEILVKHHPHIGTFKLATVVRGLRRKIRELGGEIRFESRVSQLCFEPLEDGRRLCGVELADGQRIAAQQVVLAVGHSARDTFAMLHEKGVTLERKAFSVGFRIEHPQPLIDAARWGECAGHPRLGAAEYKLVKHVSNGRCVYSFCMCPGGLVVGATSEAGRVVTNGMSQHSRNERNANSGIVVNIETDDVESYGAYPGDPLAGIAFQRHWEAKAFELGGSSYAAPGQRLGDFLAASNAAPTALGTIKPSYNPGVVPADLGQALPAFVIKALREALPQFNQSIPGYAMDDALLTGVETRTSSPVRIPRTKALESVNTPGLYPAGEGAGFAGGILSAAMDGIRVAEAIGITLLRQERPGEPSGSACDPA
- a CDS encoding MBL fold metallo-hydrolase — encoded protein: MEATYFGANGWLLEWSGLRVLVDPWFRGPLVFPPGPWFFQGELSQALDLPGELDLLLLTQGLDDHAHPETLVLLPRSLPVVGSLSAAKKVQQLGFTQVTGLRPGETTTVGELAIQATAGAPVPQVENGYLLRHPEASLYLEPHGYLAADLPPEPLDAVITPVVDLGLPVAGAFVRGQSVLPELVQRFSPRTVLASTTGGEVRFSGWLNRWLWQKGSVAAAHQALKAAAQLIDPVPGTRYALGSGHGEHRPDPLGSLLGSD
- a CDS encoding Tic22 family protein — protein: MLSRFPAWLKPMGRQAASLLAPVAVLGAMAAGPALAIPEAEAIKKLQVIPVFVITDANGIPLPIPRDEALVLPLYLESDRANAELKALLKSNPSLKANVTPVPLNVMNEKVVELNKQLKDKSKPLVAPVVMNDADIKQAYTLLKQEGLSDEEIKKGLNVAVFFTQPFLTLNTPDGPRGVFFLSYDELQKALSNVPQAERGKLKPRVADLTAVLSQISKAKEDSFVIFPTREYFRLVEEGRTKAQSTPQTKPAK
- a CDS encoding GIVxVP protein — translated: MGINRAAKGIVLVPTLLLGSAFLATAAWGPAAAAENKPVAIVVGCVLIAAGLLAQLMPEPEPEAKRAQNEP
- a CDS encoding nuclease, whose product is MTFGLIRRFLCAAAATCLLLWSSPVDAAEVLQVRSGTLLQIGDRNRTYSVQLACVVVDPADDAEAVDWIRKQLPRRSKVNLRPTGSSDGVLIAHINHLDGQGNHDLGAELIESGLASSSGSC
- the ilvB gene encoding biosynthetic-type acetolactate synthase large subunit, producing MTVTSVSQAATAAEHSTPTRVSGGYALMDALRRHGVETIFGYPGGAILPIYDELHKAESRGWLKHVLVRHEQGGTHAADAYARATGQVGVCFGTSGPGATNLVTGIATAHMDSVPMVVITGQVPRAAIGTDAFQETDIFGITLPIVKHSWVVRDPRDIARIVSEAFLIASSGRPGPVLIDVPKDVGVEEFDYVPVEPGAAIPPGFKLPPAADPSAIEASLELIRQARRPLLYVGGGAISSGAHAVIHTLAERFRLPVTTTLMGKGAFDELHPLSVGMLGMHGTAYANFAVTDCDLLIAVGARFDDRVTGRLDGFAPRAQVIHIDIDAAEMGKTRLPDVAVVADVKQAVEALLAASSEEDSRGRTEAWLERIAQWKQHYPLVVPAPEGDIAPQEVVSMLQELSPKAFFTTDVGQHQMWAAQFLHTLPRRWISSAGLGTMGFGMPAAMGVQCAFPEEPVICVAGDASILMNIQELGTLSQYHLPVKVVVLNNGWQGMVRQWQESFYGERYSASEMTGGMPNFPAVAEAFGVKGVQIQGREELRSKLAEALAHPGPAFIEVQVRRNENCYPMVPPGASNAQMVGLPSHPELAIDTNRECHSCHHSTSSSSLYCPNCGAKL
- a CDS encoding M23 family metallopeptidase, producing the protein MKSSADAARFMPSGCSKPALLAAALLLAAPVQANPWRLARFPVPQFSGYTSHFGWRANDSSPHRGLDIAAPLGSPVLSWWGGRVERLIDDESCGIGLAIRSGSYEHLYCHLQGSVEDGLLRSGAVELRRGSRVKTGQPLGAIGVSGRSSGPHLHWGVKLKNRWLDPLVVLRAMVARESLKRPFLRPDLRVTGSEYAVRRRRDRDVRFASGHRR
- the hemH gene encoding ferrochelatase, with the translated sequence MAKVGVVLLNLGGPERIQDVGPFLYNLFADPEIIRLPNPALQKPLAWLISSLRAGKSQAAYRSIGGGSPLRRITEQQARELQSTLRQRGIEATSYVAMRYWHPFTESAVADIKADGIDEVVVLPLYPHFSISTSGSSFRELQRLRQGDPSFSKLPIRCIRSYYNDPGYIGAMAELIGKEIQACPNPADAHVFFSAHGVPKSYVEEAGDPYQKEIETCAQLIMDKLASDLGHSNPFTLAYQSRVGPVEWLKPYTDDALNELGESGVKDLVVVPISFVSEHIETLEEIDIEYREIATEAGITNFRRVPALDTTPSFINGLANLVQHALEGPEVNLDQAAALPTKVKLYPQDKWAWGWNNSSEVWNGRLAMLGFSAFLLEILSGRGPLHAIGLL
- a CDS encoding site-specific integrase; the encoded protein is MQRISLGLEADMAGLEQARAQLKQVLQELQHQRFRWQDWGPSSKPSEDHSARLTPALTTSIGTRLERFEEAFFKDPRRRRNPSGARTTWSSAYQPYLRRLQGLAQDQALDWGFPLLEAVLESYPLASRGRQQCGTTLAALARSEGLALPSDWSERAAGYGLHAAQFRQLPSDQQILDWLERIPNPGWRLAYGLMATYGLRNHEVFFTDLSALAPGGDRVIRVLPTSKTGEHQVWPFQPQWVERFGLEQLGSQRQLLPAVCTDLRRTTLQQVGRRVAEQFRRYDLPLTPYDLRHAWAVRTIHIGLPDTVAARMMGHSVAIHTRTYHHWITRRDQQQAVDNALARHQATA